The Akkermansia sp. N21116 genome includes a region encoding these proteins:
- a CDS encoding 5-formyltetrahydrofolate cyclo-ligase → METILEQKKIIRDQIKRELKLLGAPEVARLSRTIRRRLIPVINGLKEKKESPVRVSAFAARPFEVDLLPLVALMPEVEWYFPRCIGPHDMEFRRVTNTSEQLLPGYKGIREPRPDAELIAPARLDLILSPGVAFTRDGKRLGFGKGFYDAVFSQSPDSLKIGVCFPCQLRSDIPLDSHDFILNAVVVAGEGRNIDLLEDSSLGQEFA, encoded by the coding sequence ATGGAAACAATACTGGAACAGAAAAAAATCATACGCGACCAAATCAAGCGGGAATTGAAGCTTCTGGGTGCTCCGGAAGTGGCCAGATTGTCCCGTACGATCCGCAGACGTTTGATTCCCGTGATCAATGGGTTGAAAGAAAAGAAGGAATCTCCCGTCCGGGTCTCCGCTTTTGCCGCCAGGCCGTTTGAAGTTGATTTGCTTCCGCTGGTGGCTCTGATGCCCGAGGTGGAATGGTATTTTCCCCGGTGCATCGGCCCCCATGATATGGAATTCCGGCGCGTAACCAATACGTCGGAGCAACTTCTTCCGGGATATAAAGGAATTCGCGAACCAAGGCCGGATGCGGAGCTGATCGCACCCGCTCGGCTGGATCTCATTCTTTCTCCCGGCGTTGCCTTTACCCGTGACGGAAAACGCCTGGGATTTGGCAAAGGATTTTACGATGCGGTGTTCTCCCAATCTCCCGACAGCCTTAAAATTGGCGTATGTTTCCCATGCCAGCTCAGAAGCGACATTCCCCTTGATTCCCACGATTTCATCCTGAATGCCGTGGTTGTCGCCGGAGAAGGCCGCAATATTGATCTGCTGGAAGATTCTTCCCTGGGGCAGGAATTTGCCTGA